In Methylacidiphilum infernorum V4, a single window of DNA contains:
- a CDS encoding phosphoribosylanthranilate isomerase, with translation MKSLDQGGCHSKIWVKICGITSYEDGQLAIEHGADALGFVFYPKSPRYVPLAKASNLLSRFNVLKVAVVVNPSLEEIEVLKRELPIDLWQLHGEESPELGQVLPQGKIIKALRPPFEIKAKEWSQCVFAFLLDSPSEKWGGTGKAFDWKEACLFSRRYSYPFILAGGLNPDNIQKALYEVGPFGVDVSSGIETYPGKKDKKKLIDFIEKCKKLDSLSR, from the coding sequence ATGAAAAGCCTTGATCAAGGTGGCTGCCATTCGAAGATCTGGGTTAAAATATGTGGGATAACCTCTTATGAAGATGGCCAACTGGCTATAGAACATGGAGCGGATGCCCTGGGATTTGTTTTTTATCCTAAAAGTCCACGCTATGTTCCCCTTGCCAAGGCTTCAAATCTTCTCAGCCGCTTCAATGTCCTGAAAGTAGCGGTGGTCGTCAATCCGTCCCTGGAAGAGATCGAAGTTTTGAAAAGGGAACTTCCTATCGATCTTTGGCAACTTCATGGAGAAGAATCCCCCGAGCTGGGCCAAGTTTTGCCTCAAGGAAAAATTATCAAGGCTCTAAGGCCTCCTTTTGAAATAAAAGCAAAGGAGTGGAGCCAATGCGTTTTTGCTTTTTTACTGGATTCTCCCTCCGAGAAATGGGGAGGGACGGGAAAAGCCTTTGATTGGAAAGAAGCTTGTCTTTTCAGCCGGCGATATTCCTATCCTTTTATCCTTGCCGGTGGACTGAACCCGGACAATATTCAAAAAGCCCTTTACGAAGTCGGACCGTTTGGGGTGGATGTTTCCAGCGGGATAGAAACCTACCCGGGAAAAAAAGACAAGAAGAAACTCATCGATTTTATCGAAAAATGCAAAAAACTCGATTCCCTTTCTCGTTAA
- the trpC gene encoding indole-3-glycerol phosphate synthase TrpC, whose protein sequence is MKGSLNWVEEVIAAKKEEIKKLLPQRAKMEKALYNSSIPKRAFAAALRHRKKMGLIAEFKRNSPSAGVISSSQDLKLQVSKYQQGGADCISVLTENKFFKGSLEDLKKAREAVTLPILRKDFIIHELQVIESLLGGADALLLIVAILPVRDFFKLYAFCKELGIEALVEVHNEAEIDRALEAGASLIGINNRDLYTLQVDLRVSRGLLPFIPEETIVVSESGISSSDDLCDLRVRGADAVLVGEFLMKQDNPQKAIADLLSRSFLSRGTRKSTFFKGTFGYP, encoded by the coding sequence ATGAAAGGAAGTTTGAACTGGGTGGAAGAGGTTATCGCCGCAAAGAAAGAGGAAATCAAGAAGCTTCTGCCCCAGAGGGCAAAGATGGAAAAAGCCCTTTACAATAGCTCCATACCCAAGAGGGCTTTTGCGGCTGCTTTACGTCACAGGAAAAAAATGGGTTTGATTGCTGAATTTAAAAGGAATTCTCCTTCAGCAGGGGTTATCTCCTCATCGCAAGATCTAAAGCTGCAGGTATCGAAATACCAGCAGGGTGGGGCCGATTGTATCAGTGTTCTCACTGAAAACAAGTTTTTCAAGGGTTCACTAGAGGATCTCAAGAAAGCCAGGGAGGCGGTAACCCTTCCTATCCTTCGGAAGGATTTTATCATTCATGAACTGCAGGTGATTGAAAGCCTTCTTGGAGGGGCCGATGCCCTGCTGTTGATCGTGGCGATCCTTCCGGTGAGGGACTTTTTTAAGTTGTATGCCTTTTGCAAGGAATTGGGCATAGAGGCACTCGTAGAGGTGCATAACGAAGCTGAAATAGATCGGGCCTTGGAAGCGGGAGCTTCGCTCATCGGTATTAATAACAGGGATTTATATACTTTGCAGGTCGACCTCCGGGTGAGCCGGGGTCTTCTCCCCTTTATACCCGAAGAGACAATCGTGGTGAGCGAAAGTGGCATTAGCTCAAGCGATGACCTCTGTGACTTAAGGGTAAGGGGGGCGGATGCGGTCTTGGTAGGAGAATTTCTCATGAAGCAAGACAATCCCCAGAAAGCGATCGCCGATCTATTGTCCAGGTCTTTTTTATCCCGGGGAACGAGGAAAAGTACTTTTTTCAAGGGAACTTTTGGCTATCCATGA